The stretch of DNA CAAGGCTGTATCTTTAGGGACATATTTCCTGGGCAGCAGAACCTCTCCCCAATCATAGGCATCCAGATACACACCAAAAGCCACCTCTTTGATAACCCTTAATTTATTATACTGTCCGACTTTAATCATAATCTGCTCTATTTAGTACTATTGCCGAGCTTATCATAAAAAGCGTTTTCCCGCTTGCGGGTGAGGAGCGCAGCTACATTAAACAAATAGAGACCATGATAATTTTAGGATTTGCGAAATAATTGTATTTTTTATATAGTTAATCCCGCTATATTTAGCGTCACGAAATAAAAGGATTTAGAAAATGATGTACACAAAAAAATATTTACCTTTGCTTTTAGCAAGTATATACGCTTCAGGAAGTGCTTTTGCGGGAACCATGGGTGAGGTAGGCTGTACATCAGTACTTTGTGCTGTTGACGCACCTGGTGGTTTCTATCTCGGGGGAACAGCTTATTATGTAAAACCCAGTGAAACTGGAATTGGCATGGTAACTGACAGCTGGTTATTTACTAGCCCGGGTGGCTTTACTGCTAGAAGCAAACCGTTTAATCCCCCGCATCGTTGGGCAGGAAACGTCAAACTGGGATACGATTTCCCTATGTCTGCCAATAATATCGAAGCCAACTATTTGTTTTTAGAAAATAAAACACATGCAACCAATGATTTCTCAAATGGCTCAATTGGATTTGGCAGTATTTTATTTCCTGATGCAACCGTTCCTCCATCCTTCGGTTTTGTGAGCGACGCTCAGTTAAAATATGAAGTTGATCAGGTTGATCTGAGAGTTGGAAGAAAATATACCGATGTAAATCATAATTTCTCAATACGGCCCTCAGTGGGTGTTCGCTATGCTGAACTGAAACACTCTCTTACCTTTGCTGCTCCTGGTAATATGATTAGCAAATATGACGGTGCAGGCCCAATGGTCAGTATCGAGGGAAATTATATGCTGGCTTATGGAATTGGACTGGTAGGCTATTTTGATTATGGTTTGTTAGCCGGGCAAAGCCAGACAAATTCCTATGTAAGTCTGGCAGGTACAAACTTCGGATTTAGCTGGCCAAAACAGGATAGAGTCGTAAGCAGTATAACGGCAAGAGTGGGTGCTAACTATTCTTATGCATTTTCAAATGCTGCCAATTTAACTCTGGAAGCGGGTTATCAGGTTAACGAATTCCTCAATGCAATGGACACAATCAGAGGAACAATCGCTTTTGATGGTATTCAGCGCATTAATGGACTTGAGACCAACGACTTCGGCTTTCGGGGACCGTATATTAGTTTGACAGTACACGCTTAGTTCTTCATTAAAAGCATCAGGTTTTCCACTCCTGATGCTTTGCTCAACATAGATAACCTTACTGTTTAGTATCATACATCTGACATAATTCATTCTTACTTATGGCAAAAATCCAGGCCTTATCCCATTAGCCCCTGTCATTAAGTCCATAAGTATCTACACATCTCAGAAAACAGAGTCAGCTCCTCGCTTCTACGTTTCTCGGTCTACTCTTCGTTTCTACGTACCGCGCTTTATGCCTGAGGCTCCCCTCATTATTTATATAGTCAACGGATGATTAATAATTACCCAAACAGATCTATTGTCGTGTCGTTCCCTCGTAGGCGGGAATCTATTTCTCAGGATAATTCCTAACGTTGTTTGCAAGATGGATTTCCGCCTACGCGGAAACGACACAATTAAAGTCATTTTGACCTGATAAGCTACTTTTTTTTAACGAAAAAATGAGGGGAGCCCTCAGGCTTTATGCGCGGTATCCAGACAATGCGTTTGATTGGCAAAAGCATTTTAAAACTCACTAGCATTTTTATGGATACCCCGCATAAAGCGGGGTACGTAGGCTCTTATAGGAGGAATTCGGCAATCACTTTAACTTAAGAATGATAAATGATTTCAAAAAAAATCAGCCCACCAATCAATCACTTTGCATCAACTTATCAATGACAGTCATATTTTAATCTAAACTAAGCATAAATGTGTCAATGTTTAATTAAAAATGGATCACTCGCAATGGAAGAAAAAAGAGAAGTTAAGGACAATAATGGAATGCCATTCTGGCTGCAGTATGCAGATCTATACCTCAATTCTGAGTTTTTTAAACGGGGGTTATTAATCATTACTCCGCACACAGAGGATAAATCCGTTTCCCAGGAAGCGCAGAGTTTCGTTATCAACAATCGTGAATTTTATTTCCACCAGGAACAAAACGGTAAAAGCTCACTCAGCCCGAATGCCCGTGCTGTTAAAAAAACCCAGACCTTATTGGCAGCCCTAACCCATGCCTCAGGCCCAAAGAACCTTTTGCCATTACCTGAGAAACCCACTGTGCTGTTCAATAAACAACGACGCGATGAAATATTTTTACCCCTTCTTTTTAAAAATCAGAATACAACCCTTGGCACTTACATTTACCCCTGGTTAACCAAGTCATCTTCAGCATTTCAGCAATTTAATGGCTTTAGTCAATTTGTTACAGCCGGATGTATGTTTGGAGCGAGCCTTCGGGCGGTGCCCGATAAAGGGGAAGAAATTGAGTTGATCAACCATCAGATTCGCCTGGAGCCTGGTGCTACGATTACCGCGGTTCGCCATGAAAACCCTCTGGATAACGCCGAGGATAAGACCAGTAATCCCTTCGAGCTAATACTATTAAACGAGTTCGAGAAGAACTGTCTGTTAATGAAATCACTCGCCAAGCCCAATGCCGATATTACCATACATTATCATTTGCCTGTCTATGACTATCTTTTGTTTGGACTCAAACTTTCCTTCCATCAGCAAATCACCGATCAGGCATTTGGCGAATTTGTTAAACTGATTTTGGAACGAAAAACTTTTTACCAGAAACAGCTGAGTCAAGTCGCTTCTCAACAAGGAATCAAAGTCATTTTTCAATCGCCCTTTGATAACCTTTTGCAGGAATTAAACTCAGAAAATCCATCAGCCTCACTATCCAGCCAATTCAATTTAAGTAGTTTTTTTGCAACTCAAAACCCGTATGAAAGAGAGAAATCATTCGTTAAACTATGCCTGAATCGTTTAGCTGAAAATGAGATAAATCCTTTACATAAACAAGTCTGGCAAGATGCGTTAAAAGCCCAGGAAACACTGCCAGAGACATTGGAAGATCTGTTCAAATTAGCCAATGCAGTGTTTATCGCGGCATCTGCCAGAAATCAAAAACCCTATGAAACCTGTTCTTTACTTCCATTATCCGAGAAACAAATCCAGTTACACTATGAAACCTTGCATACCCA from Legionella quinlivanii encodes:
- a CDS encoding Lpg1974 family pore-forming outer membrane protein; its protein translation is MMYTKKYLPLLLASIYASGSAFAGTMGEVGCTSVLCAVDAPGGFYLGGTAYYVKPSETGIGMVTDSWLFTSPGGFTARSKPFNPPHRWAGNVKLGYDFPMSANNIEANYLFLENKTHATNDFSNGSIGFGSILFPDATVPPSFGFVSDAQLKYEVDQVDLRVGRKYTDVNHNFSIRPSVGVRYAELKHSLTFAAPGNMISKYDGAGPMVSIEGNYMLAYGIGLVGYFDYGLLAGQSQTNSYVSLAGTNFGFSWPKQDRVVSSITARVGANYSYAFSNAANLTLEAGYQVNEFLNAMDTIRGTIAFDGIQRINGLETNDFGFRGPYISLTVHA